The following proteins come from a genomic window of Yinghuangia sp. ASG 101:
- a CDS encoding sterol desaturase family protein, with amino-acid sequence MTITPTPETAPRRTGAAAALVRYGYVPLMLLGVNGAAIALMAAGRSKAWLPVLLILAISLSFAAERVLPYHRPWNAPLGDRGRDLAHAVVNEGLPLLSLATFPVIAQLTTADDKWPDDWPFLLQVLFAILVADAGLTLAHYVSHKSAVLWRFHAVHHSVKRFYGFNGLMKHPLHQSAETLAGLAPLLIIGIPVPVAGALTLAVAVQLLLQHSNADYRVGPLKQILALNEAHRFHHLKWAGIGDVNFGLFTLIWDHVLRTHSYDPHRAFTSDDLGMAAKPHFPVRYLAQLAEPFRVGRTATGPPVDPPAAAVPGAPPGARPDALADAAPETAAHLTGRR; translated from the coding sequence ATGACCATCACCCCCACCCCCGAAACCGCGCCTCGGCGCACCGGTGCCGCCGCCGCGCTGGTGCGCTACGGCTATGTCCCGCTCATGCTGCTCGGCGTCAACGGCGCCGCCATCGCCCTCATGGCCGCGGGCCGCTCGAAGGCCTGGCTGCCGGTGCTGCTGATCCTCGCGATATCCCTGTCCTTCGCCGCCGAACGCGTGTTGCCGTACCACCGCCCGTGGAACGCGCCGCTGGGCGACCGTGGCCGCGATCTCGCGCACGCGGTCGTGAACGAGGGCCTGCCGCTGCTGTCGCTGGCGACGTTCCCCGTCATCGCCCAGCTGACCACCGCGGACGACAAGTGGCCCGACGACTGGCCGTTCCTCCTCCAGGTGCTCTTCGCGATCCTGGTCGCCGACGCGGGTCTGACCCTCGCGCACTACGTCAGCCACAAGTCCGCCGTGCTGTGGCGGTTCCACGCGGTGCACCACAGCGTGAAGCGCTTCTACGGCTTCAACGGGCTCATGAAACACCCCCTGCATCAGAGCGCCGAGACGCTCGCGGGCCTCGCGCCGCTGCTGATCATCGGCATCCCCGTCCCCGTGGCCGGGGCGCTCACCCTCGCGGTCGCCGTCCAACTGCTGCTCCAGCACTCCAACGCCGACTACCGCGTGGGGCCGCTCAAGCAGATCCTCGCGCTCAACGAGGCCCACCGGTTCCACCACCTGAAATGGGCCGGGATCGGCGATGTCAACTTCGGCCTGTTCACGCTGATCTGGGACCACGTGCTGCGTACGCACTCCTACGATCCGCACCGGGCGTTCACCAGCGACGACCTGGGTATGGCGGCCAAACCGCACTTCCCCGTCCGCTATCTGGCCCAGTTGGCCGAGCCGTTCCGCGTCGGACGGACCGCCACCGGGCCGCCGGTCGACCCACCGGCCGCCGCTGTGCCCGGCGCACCACCCGGCGCCCGGCCCGACGCACTCGCCGACGCGGCCCCCGAGACCGCGGCCCACCTCACCGGTCGGCGGTGA
- a CDS encoding phosphatase PAP2 family protein, with amino-acid sequence MTLTLLNKFPRIPRGAVAAVRRRSRVILWGAATAAGLGFLIALEIIARGYGSPGPITEQAEEVIVAPHSGPLLYGGLALMMVVLTWRQRAVALGTAIAIDLVFWFVRWLVDAEMNYGNGALWVILGCAVLAVTRRTGRDRVLLLKGVGLGLLLVAGHKTGATWLLITSMTRPDVLDQYVATADLALGAPSWLVGEMVDASGPVGERILGSVYGQLPLAAALVALYQLRRVAVDGRFPGHHLVRTFLVIGLLGPAVYMIFPVVGPVFAYGAEGGHWAVANMWPNTPPPIGTPHPFRFDEITPRNCMPSLHTAWATTIFVHSREGSRLIRFAGTFWLVATLAATLGFGYHYGVDLVAGVVFALTVEAAMRAFDRGWDQTAALLVAYGAAVFAAMLLSYRYLPVEMARRPWVFGPLLILAMASVIHRYIRTTRQWDPKATPLDPLGPPRLLPA; translated from the coding sequence ATGACATTGACACTACTGAATAAATTTCCGCGAATACCCCGCGGAGCCGTGGCCGCCGTCCGGCGCCGGTCGCGTGTGATCCTGTGGGGCGCGGCGACCGCGGCGGGACTGGGCTTTCTCATCGCCCTCGAAATCATCGCGCGCGGCTACGGCTCACCGGGGCCGATCACCGAGCAGGCGGAAGAGGTGATCGTCGCCCCGCACTCGGGCCCCCTGCTCTACGGCGGCCTGGCCCTGATGATGGTGGTCCTGACCTGGCGGCAACGCGCCGTCGCGCTGGGCACCGCGATCGCCATCGACCTCGTCTTCTGGTTCGTGCGATGGCTGGTCGACGCCGAGATGAACTACGGCAACGGCGCGCTCTGGGTGATCCTGGGCTGCGCGGTCCTCGCCGTCACCCGCCGCACCGGCCGGGACCGCGTCCTGCTGCTGAAGGGCGTCGGGCTCGGGCTGCTGCTGGTCGCCGGGCACAAGACCGGCGCCACCTGGCTGCTCATCACCTCGATGACCCGCCCGGACGTCCTCGACCAGTACGTGGCGACCGCCGACCTCGCCCTGGGGGCCCCGTCGTGGCTGGTCGGCGAGATGGTCGACGCGTCCGGACCGGTCGGCGAACGGATCCTCGGCTCGGTGTACGGCCAACTCCCGCTCGCGGCGGCCCTCGTCGCGTTGTACCAACTGCGCCGCGTGGCGGTCGACGGCCGCTTCCCGGGCCACCACCTGGTCCGCACCTTCCTGGTCATCGGCCTGCTCGGGCCCGCCGTCTACATGATCTTCCCGGTGGTCGGGCCGGTCTTCGCGTACGGCGCCGAGGGCGGGCACTGGGCGGTCGCCAACATGTGGCCGAACACGCCCCCGCCGATCGGCACCCCGCACCCGTTCCGCTTCGACGAGATCACCCCGCGCAACTGCATGCCCAGCCTGCACACCGCGTGGGCGACGACGATCTTCGTCCACTCGCGCGAGGGCTCGCGGCTCATCCGCTTCGCGGGAACGTTCTGGCTGGTCGCCACGCTCGCGGCGACGCTCGGCTTCGGCTACCACTACGGCGTGGACCTCGTGGCCGGCGTGGTGTTCGCGCTCACGGTCGAGGCGGCGATGCGCGCGTTCGACCGCGGCTGGGACCAGACGGCGGCCCTGCTGGTCGCGTACGGCGCCGCGGTGTTCGCGGCGATGCTGCTGTCGTACCGCTATCTGCCGGTGGAAATGGCCCGGCGCCCCTGGGTGTTCGGCCCGCTGCTCATCCTCGCGATGGCCTCGGTCATCCACCGCTACATACGCACCACCAGGCAGTGGGACCCCAAGGCGACCCCGCTGGACCCCCTGGGTCCGCCCCGGCTCCTGCCCGCGTGA
- a CDS encoding MDR family MFS transporter, with the protein MEHSAGLAETAKGDAETDTAMPRHVKIAIALPIMAAFVMILNETVMSVALPKLMEEFSVSATTAQWLTTGYLLTMAVVIPTTGLVLQRFSTRAVFLTATSLFAAGTLLAGLAPAFGVLLVARVVQASGTALMLPLMMTTIMTLVPPAVRGRTMGLVSVVIAVAPAVGPTFSGLILDSLSWRWLFLSVLPIAVLAVVAGAIMVRNSGEPSSVRFDALSVLLSAVAFGGLIYGLSSIGESASGHTPVHPAIPLVIGALSLALFVLRQRSLQREEAALLDLRPFMTRSFVVGVTLLFVTMAALFGALILLPLYLQEVRDLSTLKTGLILLPGGLAMGVFGPVVGQLADRFGPRPLVIPGTVIMAIGLGMMGAIDADTHLAYVIATHILACIGIGFAMTPLMTSALGSLDAHLYSHGSAILNTLQQFAGAAGTALFITVMTRGANSSADSGHSAVEAQATGIQDAFLWGAGLGALAVLTSFLVRGGKTPAGGEPVPVH; encoded by the coding sequence GTGGAGCACAGCGCCGGCCTGGCAGAGACGGCCAAGGGGGACGCCGAGACCGATACGGCGATGCCCCGCCACGTGAAGATCGCGATCGCCCTGCCGATCATGGCCGCGTTCGTGATGATCCTCAACGAGACCGTCATGAGCGTCGCCCTGCCGAAGCTCATGGAGGAGTTCTCGGTCAGCGCGACGACGGCCCAGTGGCTGACGACCGGCTACCTGCTCACGATGGCCGTGGTCATCCCGACGACCGGGCTCGTCCTCCAGCGGTTCTCCACACGGGCCGTCTTCCTGACCGCGACCTCGCTGTTCGCCGCGGGCACGCTGCTCGCGGGCCTCGCGCCCGCGTTCGGGGTGCTGCTGGTCGCCCGCGTCGTCCAGGCGTCCGGGACGGCGCTGATGCTGCCGCTGATGATGACCACGATCATGACGCTCGTGCCGCCCGCCGTGCGCGGCCGGACGATGGGCCTGGTGTCGGTCGTGATCGCCGTCGCGCCGGCCGTCGGCCCGACGTTCTCCGGGCTCATCCTGGACTCCCTCAGCTGGCGCTGGCTGTTCCTGAGCGTGCTGCCGATCGCGGTCCTGGCGGTCGTCGCGGGCGCGATCATGGTCCGCAACTCCGGCGAGCCCAGCTCCGTTCGGTTCGACGCGCTGTCGGTCCTGCTGTCCGCCGTCGCGTTCGGCGGCCTGATCTACGGCCTGAGCAGCATCGGCGAATCGGCGAGCGGCCACACGCCGGTGCACCCCGCCATCCCGCTCGTGATCGGCGCGCTGTCACTCGCGCTGTTCGTGCTGCGGCAGCGGAGCCTGCAGCGCGAGGAAGCCGCGCTCCTGGACCTGCGCCCGTTCATGACCCGCTCGTTCGTCGTCGGCGTCACGCTGCTCTTCGTCACGATGGCGGCGCTGTTCGGGGCGCTCATCCTGCTGCCGCTCTACCTGCAGGAGGTGCGCGACCTCAGCACGCTCAAGACCGGTCTGATCCTGCTGCCGGGCGGCCTGGCGATGGGCGTGTTCGGCCCGGTGGTCGGGCAGCTCGCGGACCGCTTCGGCCCGCGGCCCCTGGTCATCCCCGGCACGGTGATCATGGCGATCGGCCTCGGGATGATGGGCGCGATCGACGCGGACACCCACCTCGCGTACGTCATCGCCACCCACATCCTCGCCTGCATCGGCATCGGCTTCGCGATGACGCCGCTCATGACCTCGGCGCTGGGGTCGCTGGACGCCCACCTGTACTCGCACGGCAGCGCGATACTCAACACGCTCCAGCAGTTCGCCGGGGCCGCGGGCACCGCGCTCTTCATCACGGTCATGACCCGCGGCGCCAACAGCAGCGCCGACTCCGGGCACTCGGCCGTCGAGGCCCAGGCCACCGGCATCCAGGACGCGTTCCTGTGGGGCGCCGGCCTCGGCGCGCTGGCGGTCCTGACCTCCTTCCTGGTACGCGGAGGCAAGACCCCGGCAGGGGGAGAACCGGTCCCGGTCCACTGA